One genomic window of Clostridioides sp. ES-S-0054-01 includes the following:
- a CDS encoding sigma 54-interacting transcriptional regulator, whose product MDKILREIQREDKKNPYTDQELAEMLNIARSEVITVRKKNNILDSRERRKKILIKDISKIVTENPQMSERKITEILIENGYNISRSAVSKLLKEENLSQSKSGLKDKGTASSGKYVKVSKVVEEDGFEELIGIKGSLKEKVNLAKSAIMYPPNGLHTIIYGETGVGKSELATCMYKYAVKNNIKEENSPFIVFNCADYAENPNLLIAQLFGVVKGAYTGADANREGLVEQANNGILFLDEIHRLPAAGQEILFSLIDRGEFRRLGESSSNRKANVLIISATTENPDSNLLQTFRRRIPMVINLPNMSERPKSERYEIIIKFFEREAKRVNKNFIITKEVMCALMNYKCTGNIGQLKSDIQVTCARAFSKSIFSSDKVIIDLDSLRDYIKSGYYDCNCENEKYSEFSVEDIYIDISELVSGKNRILSDNEISEIYNYAEKELKVLESKCFSEEELKNAFIEKLDKKFNAIKNNKNLSDRRSRIDWGGQLKESTLEIMDKVIVFIKEQFKYVNQGLYLALAIHIEHAIGRIKDEKTIINPSLDKIKASMPMEYELSRYIMGIVEDLTQVTFPEDELGYLAYYINKFCYNEESIKDKVKVVIVTHGKVGIEMSKVVNHILGIECTLGIEIALTDTPSEGIEYVLEELQKIEARKGILVLVDMGSLVILGDEVEKRLGIRCKTVNRVDTLLAMEAGKLATIEGKSLDGIIADLKKNKNYAMINTNKFSYRKNEYGKKNVIITLCLSGVGTALNLKEHIEKQIKEYDTSIEVKPIAFLNNNLEEELNEIEAEYNIIAVCGTIDIDYKNVPFISYNEVLGKNGINKVLEHLNNKQQVLNGDNQLDNLIHEDLILYNFEGISKEYIIDTLVSKLEEGGYVDSKYILSVYKREAMGSVVMASKVAVPHGLPENVIKPAIAIARLNKPIVWDNKFMVDLVVLLALKENNKKEIRSLFSKINDQRTLEILLNTEDKNEIKEILS is encoded by the coding sequence ATGGATAAAATATTAAGAGAGATACAAAGAGAAGATAAAAAAAATCCATATACTGACCAAGAACTTGCTGAAATGTTAAATATAGCTAGGTCTGAAGTGATAACAGTTAGGAAAAAAAATAATATTTTAGATTCGAGAGAAAGAAGAAAAAAAATATTAATAAAAGATATATCAAAAATTGTAACTGAAAATCCTCAAATGTCTGAAAGAAAAATAACTGAAATATTAATAGAAAATGGATATAATATATCAAGAAGTGCAGTGTCAAAATTACTAAAAGAAGAAAATTTAAGTCAATCAAAGAGTGGGCTTAAAGATAAAGGAACAGCATCATCAGGAAAGTATGTGAAGGTAAGTAAAGTTGTAGAAGAAGATGGATTTGAAGAATTAATAGGTATAAAAGGAAGTTTAAAAGAAAAGGTAAATCTAGCTAAATCGGCAATAATGTATCCTCCTAATGGCCTTCATACTATAATATATGGAGAGACAGGTGTAGGTAAAAGTGAATTAGCTACATGTATGTATAAATATGCTGTAAAAAACAATATCAAGGAAGAAAATAGTCCATTTATAGTATTTAACTGTGCAGATTATGCAGAAAACCCTAATCTATTAATAGCTCAACTATTTGGAGTAGTAAAAGGTGCATATACAGGAGCTGATGCAAATAGAGAGGGTCTTGTAGAACAGGCTAATAATGGGATTTTATTTTTAGATGAAATTCATAGATTACCTGCTGCTGGGCAAGAAATCTTATTTTCATTAATAGATAGAGGCGAATTTAGAAGGCTAGGAGAAAGCAGTTCTAATAGAAAGGCAAATGTTCTCATAATAAGTGCTACAACAGAAAATCCAGATTCTAATTTACTTCAAACGTTTAGAAGACGTATACCAATGGTAATAAATTTACCTAATATGAGTGAAAGACCAAAGTCTGAAAGATATGAAATAATAATAAAGTTTTTTGAAAGAGAAGCAAAACGAGTAAACAAGAATTTTATAATAACTAAAGAAGTTATGTGTGCACTTATGAATTATAAGTGTACTGGAAATATAGGTCAATTAAAGAGTGATATACAAGTAACTTGTGCTAGGGCTTTTAGTAAATCGATATTTTCTAGTGATAAGGTAATTATAGATTTAGATAGTTTAAGAGATTATATCAAAAGTGGATATTATGATTGTAATTGTGAAAATGAAAAGTATTCTGAGTTTTCAGTTGAAGATATATATATAGATATTAGTGAATTGGTGAGTGGAAAAAATAGAATTTTATCTGATAATGAGATAAGTGAGATATATAATTATGCAGAAAAAGAGCTTAAGGTTCTGGAAAGTAAGTGTTTTTCAGAAGAAGAATTAAAAAATGCATTTATAGAAAAGTTAGATAAGAAGTTTAATGCTATTAAAAACAATAAAAACTTATCTGATAGAAGAAGTCGAATAGATTGGGGAGGACAATTAAAAGAGTCTACACTAGAGATAATGGATAAGGTAATTGTATTTATTAAGGAGCAGTTTAAGTATGTAAATCAAGGCTTGTATTTGGCTCTAGCAATTCACATTGAACATGCTATAGGTAGGATAAAAGATGAAAAAACTATAATAAATCCGAGTTTAGATAAAATAAAAGCATCAATGCCAATGGAATATGAGCTATCAAGATATATAATGGGTATAGTGGAAGATTTAACACAAGTAACCTTTCCAGAGGATGAACTTGGATATTTGGCCTATTATATAAATAAATTTTGTTATAATGAGGAAAGTATAAAAGATAAAGTTAAAGTAGTAATAGTTACACATGGTAAAGTTGGCATTGAAATGTCTAAAGTTGTAAATCATATTCTAGGTATAGAATGTACACTAGGTATAGAAATAGCACTTACAGATACACCATCAGAAGGTATAGAATATGTATTAGAGGAACTTCAAAAGATAGAAGCTAGAAAAGGTATCTTAGTTCTAGTTGATATGGGTTCTTTAGTAATTCTTGGTGATGAAGTTGAAAAAAGACTTGGTATTAGATGCAAAACTGTAAATAGAGTAGATACGCTATTGGCAATGGAAGCAGGAAAACTTGCTACTATTGAAGGAAAAAGTTTAGATGGTATAATAGCAGATTTAAAGAAAAATAAGAATTATGCTATGATAAATACAAATAAATTTAGTTATAGAAAAAATGAGTACGGAAAGAAAAATGTAATCATTACTTTGTGTTTGAGTGGTGTAGGTACAGCTTTAAATTTAAAAGAGCATATAGAAAAACAAATTAAGGAATATGATACTTCAATTGAAGTAAAGCCAATTGCTTTTTTAAATAATAATTTAGAAGAAGAGTTAAATGAAATTGAGGCTGAATATAATATTATTGCTGTCTGTGGAACTATTGATATAGATTATAAAAATGTACCTTTTATTTCTTATAATGAGGTACTTGGAAAAAATGGTATTAATAAGGTATTAGAGCATTTGAACAATAAACAGCAAGTTTTAAATGGTGACAATCAGTTAGATAATTTAATACATGAAGATTTGATTTTATATAATTTTGAAGGAATTTCAAAGGAATATATAATTGATACTCTTGTTTCAAAACTTGAGGAAGGAGGATATGTGGATTCGAAATATATATTGAGTGTATATAAAAGAGAAGCAATGGGAAGTGTCGTGATGGCTTCTAAGGTAGCTGTACCACATGGACTTCCGGAAAACGTTATAAAGCCTGCGATAGCAATCGCAAGATTGAATAAACCTATAGTATGGGATAATAAATTTATGGTGGATTTGGTGGTATTATTAGCACTTAAAGAAAATAATAAGAAAGAAATACGAAGTTTATTTTCAAAGATTAATGACCAGCGAACTCTAGAAATTTTATTGAATACTGAAGATAAAAATGAAATAAAAGAAATTTTAAGTTAA
- a CDS encoding PTS sugar transporter subunit IIB, which produces MKKILVACGAGIATSTVVCDKVERLVKENNIQAEVIQCKIAECATKQEGADLIVSTTILPTTYDIPAIKATAYITGVNISALDKKILDALK; this is translated from the coding sequence ATGAAAAAAATATTAGTAGCATGTGGAGCGGGAATAGCAACATCAACAGTGGTTTGTGACAAGGTAGAGAGATTAGTCAAGGAAAATAACATACAAGCAGAAGTTATACAATGTAAAATAGCTGAATGTGCCACAAAGCAAGAAGGAGCAGATTTAATAGTATCAACAACTATATTACCAACAACTTATGATATACCAGCAATAAAAGCAACAGCATATATAACTGGAGTAAATATATCAGCTTTAGATAAAAAAATATTAGATGCTTTAAAATAA
- a CDS encoding PTS galactitol transporter subunit IIC, with the protein MDKLLAVVQYILDMGPTVILPITIVVLGMIFRIKFTKALKSGLTIGIGFVGINLVVNLLTSTLGPAAQGMVERFGLNLTVIDVGWPTTASATWASPVAPILIPVCLLVNLLLLYFNKTKILNVDIWNYWHFIVAGAVGYIVTGSYVWAIFCAILMELLVLFIAEKTAKNVQEFYDLEGIALPTGSTASFAPLGYLVGKFVEKIPGINKIQADPDSIQKRFGIFGEPMMMGIILGIILGALAGYDVAGIFNVGISMGAVMLLMPRMVRILMEGLIPVSESIRDFLQEKYGDRELYIGLDAAVATGHPAVISTALILVPITLFLAVILPGNKVLPFGDLATIPFYMAFIVCFRKGNIVQSVITGTIVIAISLYMATNFADVHTQLLQQANMMPKGTTMVTSIDTGGNLLKWGILKLSQLVSSLGIF; encoded by the coding sequence ATGGATAAATTATTAGCAGTAGTACAATACATTTTAGATATGGGACCGACAGTAATACTACCAATAACAATTGTAGTACTAGGAATGATATTTAGAATTAAGTTTACAAAAGCTTTAAAGTCAGGTCTTACAATTGGTATAGGGTTTGTGGGTATAAACTTAGTTGTAAACCTATTAACATCAACACTAGGACCAGCAGCTCAAGGAATGGTTGAAAGATTTGGACTTAACTTAACAGTAATAGATGTTGGTTGGCCAACAACAGCATCAGCAACATGGGCTTCACCAGTTGCACCAATATTAATACCGGTTTGTTTATTAGTAAACTTACTATTATTATACTTCAATAAAACAAAGATATTAAACGTTGATATATGGAATTATTGGCACTTTATAGTAGCAGGTGCAGTTGGATATATAGTAACAGGAAGTTATGTTTGGGCTATATTCTGTGCTATATTAATGGAATTATTAGTACTATTTATTGCAGAAAAGACAGCAAAAAATGTTCAGGAGTTTTATGATTTGGAAGGTATAGCATTACCAACCGGTTCAACAGCTTCATTTGCGCCACTTGGATATTTAGTAGGTAAATTTGTTGAAAAGATACCAGGAATAAATAAAATACAAGCAGACCCAGACTCTATACAAAAAAGATTTGGTATATTTGGAGAACCAATGATGATGGGTATTATACTAGGTATAATACTTGGAGCACTTGCTGGATATGATGTAGCAGGAATATTCAATGTAGGTATATCAATGGGTGCAGTAATGTTACTTATGCCTAGAATGGTTAGAATATTAATGGAAGGTTTAATTCCAGTTTCAGAATCAATAAGAGATTTCTTACAAGAAAAATATGGAGACAGAGAACTGTATATAGGTCTAGATGCAGCTGTAGCAACTGGACATCCAGCAGTTATATCAACAGCTCTTATACTTGTTCCTATAACTTTATTCTTAGCAGTTATACTACCAGGAAACAAAGTTTTACCATTTGGAGACCTAGCGACAATACCATTCTATATGGCATTTATAGTGTGCTTTAGAAAAGGTAATATAGTTCAATCAGTTATAACAGGAACGATAGTAATAGCTATATCACTTTATATGGCTACAAACTTTGCAGATGTTCATACACAATTATTACAACAAGCAAATATGATGCCAAAAGGAACAACAATGGTTACGAGTATAGACACAGGTGGTAACTTGTTAAAATGGGGAATATTGAAATTATCTCAATTAGTTTCTTCACTTGGAATATTCTAA
- the fsa gene encoding fructose-6-phosphate aldolase, whose translation MRFFIDTANIEEIKEANDLGVICGVTTNPSLIAKEGRDFIEVVKEISEIVDGPISAEVISLEHKGMIEEAEKLSKIHKNIVIKIPMTAEGLKAVKVLSSKGIKTNVTLIFSAGQALLAARAGATYVSPFVGRLDDISQNGLDLIEEIVDIFSVNSIEAQIIVASVRNPIHVLQAARMGADIATVPLKVINQMIKHPLTDKGIDSFMKDWEGASLKL comes from the coding sequence ATGAGATTTTTTATAGACACAGCCAATATTGAAGAAATAAAAGAAGCAAATGATTTAGGTGTAATTTGTGGAGTGACTACCAATCCATCTCTAATAGCTAAAGAAGGTAGAGATTTTATAGAGGTAGTTAAAGAAATAAGTGAAATAGTAGATGGACCAATAAGTGCAGAAGTAATAAGTTTAGAGCATAAAGGGATGATAGAGGAAGCAGAAAAACTATCTAAGATACATAAAAATATAGTTATAAAGATACCTATGACAGCAGAAGGTCTAAAGGCAGTGAAAGTGCTGTCAAGTAAAGGTATAAAGACTAATGTTACGCTTATATTCTCTGCTGGACAAGCTCTTTTAGCTGCTAGAGCTGGGGCTACCTATGTAAGTCCTTTTGTTGGAAGATTAGATGATATATCACAAAATGGTCTTGATTTAATTGAAGAAATCGTTGATATATTTAGTGTAAATAGTATTGAGGCTCAAATAATAGTTGCTAGTGTTAGAAATCCAATACATGTTTTACAAGCTGCTAGAATGGGAGCAGATATAGCAACAGTTCCTCTTAAAGTTATAAACCAAATGATTAAGCACCCTTTGACAGACAAAGGAATAGATAGCTTTATGAAGGATTGGGAAGGTGCTTCTTTAAAATTATAA
- a CDS encoding galactitol-1-phosphate 5-dehydrogenase: MKAAVLHGTNDMRFEDIEIKPCESDEVKIKVMAAGICGSDPPRVLKHWKYPVPAIPGHEFSGVIAEVGKDVKNVKVGDRVVAIPFIPCNECEYCKRGLFSLCDEHGMLGAKSFGAFAEYANIKATNVLPIGDMDFEDAAMIEPLAVAMHGVLNIGVQVGDTVAVMGSGTMGQLVIQGLKIAGAGTIIAVDISDNKLRESKELGADIIINAKDVNPVEKIKELTDGKGVDIALECAGSKITQEQCLLITKKKSKIGFLGIAYSDITLSEEAFENIFRKELELKGFWNSYSAPFPGQEWTKGINLVNEGKIKLKEMVSHRFSLEDTYKAFEMIRDRKEEFNKILILPQGVEE, from the coding sequence GTGAAAGCAGCAGTATTACATGGCACAAATGATATGAGATTTGAAGATATAGAAATAAAACCATGTGAAAGTGATGAAGTAAAAATAAAAGTTATGGCAGCAGGAATATGTGGGTCAGATCCTCCAAGAGTATTAAAACATTGGAAATATCCAGTTCCAGCTATACCAGGACATGAATTTTCTGGAGTAATTGCTGAAGTCGGTAAGGATGTAAAAAATGTAAAGGTTGGAGATAGAGTAGTTGCAATTCCTTTTATACCTTGTAATGAGTGTGAATATTGTAAAAGAGGATTATTTTCATTATGTGATGAGCATGGAATGTTAGGAGCTAAGAGTTTTGGAGCTTTTGCAGAGTATGCAAATATAAAAGCTACAAATGTACTTCCAATAGGAGATATGGATTTTGAAGATGCTGCTATGATAGAGCCACTAGCAGTTGCTATGCATGGAGTACTTAATATAGGTGTTCAAGTTGGAGACACTGTAGCCGTAATGGGTAGTGGAACAATGGGACAGTTAGTAATACAAGGACTTAAAATAGCAGGAGCAGGAACAATTATAGCAGTTGATATATCTGATAATAAATTAAGAGAATCAAAGGAATTAGGGGCTGATATAATAATCAATGCTAAAGATGTTAACCCAGTAGAAAAAATAAAAGAACTTACTGATGGAAAAGGTGTTGATATAGCTCTTGAATGTGCAGGCTCAAAAATAACTCAAGAACAATGTTTACTTATAACTAAAAAGAAAAGTAAGATAGGATTTTTAGGAATAGCATATTCAGATATAACTTTATCAGAAGAAGCATTTGAAAATATATTTAGAAAAGAACTAGAATTAAAAGGTTTCTGGAATTCTTATTCTGCACCATTCCCAGGACAAGAATGGACTAAGGGAATCAATCTAGTTAATGAAGGTAAGATAAAATTAAAAGAAATGGTGTCTCATAGATTCTCGCTTGAAGATACTTATAAAGCATTTGAAATGATAAGAGATAGAAAAGAAGAATTTAATAAAATATTAATTTTACCACAAGGGGTTGAAGAATAA
- a CDS encoding PTS sugar transporter subunit IIA — protein sequence MEFINFVSDKVINLKMDCKTKEDFFKEIHDKVFKLGFVKEEFGEKILGRENVFPTGLNLGDYGVAIPHTDAEYIKEQFIAVCTFNEPVVFSSMEDQDEKVSANLAFVLGLNQPHSQLSVLTELMEIMQNKELVDKLMSSTDKDEVLKTIKSL from the coding sequence ATGGAGTTTATAAATTTTGTAAGTGATAAAGTTATAAACCTTAAAATGGACTGTAAAACAAAAGAAGATTTCTTTAAAGAAATACATGATAAAGTTTTTAAGTTAGGCTTTGTAAAAGAAGAATTTGGAGAAAAGATATTAGGAAGAGAAAATGTATTTCCAACAGGTTTAAATCTAGGCGATTATGGAGTAGCTATACCACATACAGATGCAGAATATATTAAAGAACAATTTATAGCAGTCTGTACTTTTAATGAACCAGTAGTATTTAGTTCTATGGAAGACCAAGATGAAAAAGTATCTGCAAATTTAGCTTTCGTATTAGGGCTTAATCAACCACATAGTCAATTATCTGTATTAACAGAATTGATGGAAATTATGCAAAATAAAGAATTAGTTGATAAGTTAATGAGTTCTACTGATAAAGATGAAGTTTTAAAGACAATAAAGTCTTTATAA